The Apodemus sylvaticus chromosome 5, mApoSyl1.1, whole genome shotgun sequence genome has a segment encoding these proteins:
- the LOC127684366 gene encoding olfactory receptor 4C11 produces the protein MQGNSTVTEFVLLGLTQDPLKQKMVFIIFLIFYMGTVVGNTLIIVTIKFSRTLGSPMYFFLFYLSFADSCFSTSTAPRLIVDALSKKNIISYNECMTQVFALHLFGCMEIFVLILMAVDRYVAICKPLRYPVIMSRQVCVILIILAWIGSFIHSSAQIVLALRLPFCGPNLIDHYCCDLQPLLKLACMDTYMINLLLVSNSGAICSSSFIILIISYFVILHSLRNHSAEGRKKALSTCTSHIIVVILFFGPCIFIYARPPTTFPMDKMVAVFYTIGTPFLNPIIYTLRNAEVKNAMKKLWHVKIMTE, from the coding sequence ATGCAAGGAAATAGTACTGTCACTGAGTTTGTACTACTAGGATTGACACAGGATCCCCTGAAGCAGAAAATGGTGTTTATAATCTTCCTAATTTTCTATATGGGAACTGTAGTGGGGAATACTCTCATTATTGTGACAATCAAGTTCAGCCGGACACTTGGGagtcccatgtacttcttcctgttTTATCTGTCCTTTGCTGATTCCTGCTTTTCAACATCCACAGCCCCAAGACTCATTGTGGATGCCCTCTCTAAAAAGAACATCATTTCCTACAACGAATGCATGACCCAAGTCTTTGCTCTCCATTTATTTGGCTGCATGGAGATCTTTGTCCTCATTCTCATGGCTgttgaccgctatgtggccatctgtaaaCCTTTGAGATACCCAGTCATCATGAGCCGGCAGGTCTGTGTCATCTTGATTATTCTTGCCTGGATAGGGTCTTTTATACATTCCAGTGCTCAGATTGTTCTGGCTTTGAGACTGCCCTTTTGTGGGCCCAATCTGATTGACCATTATTGCTGTGACTTACAGCCCTTGTTGAAACTTGCCTGCATGGACACATACATGATAAATCTGCTGTTAGTGTCTAACAGTGGTGCAATTTGCTCAAGCAGTTTTATAATTTTGATTATCTCATATTTTGTCATCTTGCATTCTCTGCGTAACCACAgtgcagaaggaagaaaaaaggcaCTCTCTACCTGCACCTCTCATATAATAGtagttattttattctttggaccctgcatatttatatatgcacgGCCACCAACTACTTTTCCTATGGACAAGATGGTAGCAGTATTTTATACCATTGGAACACCATTTCTCAACCCAATCATCTATACATTAAGGAATGCAGAAGTTAAAAATGCCATGAAAAAGTTATGGCATGTTAAAATTATGACTGAATAA